The genomic DNA CTGCCCTCCTTCTCCATCAAAGCAGGtatgaacactttttttttttttgtccagtttCAGATTTTAACCTGTGAATTTGACCTGTAAATTTGTAGATGTGTCATCCTTTTTTAACATTTCCTTCAGGGGAGCAATAGCTGCTGGTCTCTATGGATACAATGGCATCCTGGTTGGCCTCCTCATGGCAGTTTTCTCCGATAAGGGTGATTGGTATTGGTGGCTTTTACTTCCAAATATCTTCATGTCAATGACATGGTGAGTGTAAACTGCTTTCTCTCCCAGGTTGATTGTGCTTCCTGATATAAGCTTTTTTGGTCTTGAATCATGAAGTAATAAGCCTACTGTAACTGGTCTTTTACTTCATCAGAGATCAATGAGAACAATTTCCCAACcttatttcattgtttatcaGCATCTGgcattgattggctaattatCCCAAGCCAACTCACGAAACAGGCTGACTATAAAACAATGACTGAATTAACAGAAAAGTAATATTTGATGCAAGACCTTTGAAGCAATTAACTCCTGAGTAACTCTGAGAGATCAGAATGTGAATTTAAATACTGTAATATATACAGCATTAAAGTATCAACCTTTcagttaaaatacatttgaggCAGGCTGGCCAGTATGGCTTTCTTCAGACTATAGAAAAGCTTTTGAACAGTGCTCGCTATTAATCTCTGATGTCATCACCATGTTTTCTAGCACATATATCTAGAAAAAAGTTGTCCAGTTTAGGAACACGGGGTCAGTAAAAATGTCTTAAAGGTACCATATTGTAGAAAACACCATTGCCCTTTCTCTGTGTATTATGAAGTtgtaggtgctataaaaacaaaacGCACAGTCCACACAATCCATATTTagaaactgtgcatttaaacCAGCCATTTTGACTATCGTAACTATATGACATCACAACTGGAAGTCGGAAGAAATCCAGTCGCTCAGCATAGACACGTTCAGTTTGTtgcaaatcagccaatcagaacagaggttcattggCACTGGGGAATGGACATGTGAAACTGGATAGAGACTGGATCCACACAAATGTCATCTTATGGATATcagaaccaaaaataaaaaaggtttacAAGACGGGTTGTAAAGTTGAAaccatgtttttttctgaatagtTTATGAATACtatatagttttcactttaactaTGCTTATTCCCACAGTCGTGTCCTGATTACTGATTTAATCTGCATTTCCAAGCCCAATAGTTACCAGTGCCCTGGCTTCAATCAACAGCAGATGGGATCTTCCTGTTTTCACCCTGCCTTTCAACATCTTGTTCTGCGTGCACATGGTTGCCACTGGCCACTACAACCACCACTTTCCCCAGGTTCTCATTCAACCCAGGACATCCCTCCCAAACATCACCTGGTCAGAGATAGATGTGGCAAAGGTGAGTACTCAGTATTCATTATTCAGTGAACAACTCAGTCAAACTTAATGAATGGGCTCACTTGGGTAACCATCCATACATACTGTAAGCGTGTGACACTCTAGAGTTGGGACATGCTGGCTTAAGTGTGTAGACATGAGCAAGGTCCAATGCTTGTGCTGTCCTTGCTGTTTGGTTGAGCTGGAAATTGTGAGTTTTCAAACAGTGGAACAGATTTATAGCACTCAATCAAAGGTACAGAGGCAAGTGCAAAGATATTCACCACtggaaacattcattcattatcctaacccgcttatcctgaacagggtcacaggggggctggagcctatcccagcatacattgggcgaaaggcaggaatacaccctggacaggtcgccagtccatcgcagggcacacacaccattcactcacacactcatacctacgggcaatttagactctccaatcagcctaacctgcatgtttttggactgtgggaggaaaccggagtacccggagaaaacccacgcagacacggggagaacatgcaaactccacacagagaggccccggctgacgggggttcgaacccaggacctccttgctgcaaggcagcagtgctactcactgctccatccgtgccgcccactggAAACATATTTTGCTTATATACTGTAGCTTCAGTCAATGTatattttgtctcatttaggcaacaaaaaagaaaagaaaacaattgcGCTTTCTCAAATTTGGACAGGAATGTTAGAACTGATAATATTTTACCCTCGTTTTTCCAAGCTTTTCCGTGCTGTGCCGGTGGGAATTGGACAAGTATATGGGTGTGACAATCCACTGACTGGAGGAATTTTCATTGTTGCCTTGTTCATTTCTTCACCAATCATTTCCTTGCATGCAACCATTGGCTCAGCTGTTGGCATGGCAGCAGGTGAGGCCTTTGCTTGTTTGGCTCAGTTATGTTTGTAGCAGGTGGTGAGTGAATGTAGACATGGATGTCCtttgtgtgttgctgtggcCCCATTGCCATTTACAGTCCATTATCCAGGACCAATGTAAGACAAATGTGCTTATGTGTCAAATGGCCTATATTTACAGAATTAACATTGGGaaatatcattttgttttaaagttTGATAGATAAATAGTTTACACAGTGTCTCCATTTTTTCAGCTCTCGCACTTGCTGCGCCGTTTGAGGATATTTATTTTGGCTTATGGGGCTATAACTGTGTTCTGGCCTGCATTGCCATCGGAGGGATGTTCTACGCGCTGACCTGGCAGACTCATCTCCTGGCAGTCATCTGCGGTAGGTCTACTGTTGGTCATCTCACGACCAGCAGTCAACTTCTATAGCCCATGGCAGTCTTGAGTAAATTCCTATGGTAATCCATTTTCACTTCTCATCTCTTGTGTCTACAGCATTTTTCTGTGCATACCTGGGCTCTGCTATTACAAGTGTGATGTCCACAGTAAGTCCTTTAACTTCTTTTATAGTGGAAAATATTTAGCAGAACATGTTGGACAGTAATTTATCGATGAACCACAGTTGCtaaagtacatacagtataagcaCAAGTTTTAATAATCAGTGAAGGCAAACCATTTTAATCTGCCATGTTGAATGGAAGAAATTGTAGATAATATAGCtgccatttaaattaattttagagTAATTCTGGCTTCTGGCAAATTAGTTAACATTcctttgatttattattttacagtttggGCTCCCTGCCTGTACCTGGCcgttctgtctgtctgctctcACCTTCCTTCTGATTACTACAGGAACCAAATCAATACACAAACTGCCTCTTGCAAAGGTAACATACCCAGAGAAGAATCTCAGCTATTtcctgaaactgaaaaaagctGAGAAGTTGAAAAAGGTACTTAACAATACGCAGGAGGCACAAAAGCCAGAAATAGATAAGGAATTAGCAATTGTAATAGAGAGTAATAGAATAGAGCAGGaaaacataaatgtaaacaacaacacaatagatgttgaaaaatgtacaaatgtggaTGACAAGAATATGGATTCTTGCTGAGAAAACCGAATTAGCCACCTGGATAGTTTAAGCACTGTCACTTTGTtgttgtatttaaaataaattaagaacaCTATACCTATGTATTCAGGACTGGACGCAGTCCAACAATGTGCACACTATATTACCTCTGTATTAGTACACTGTAGCatgcccacacagacacaggaaaagCACTATGGATGGCAAGCTACCATATCAGAGACTTTGTTCGGATTGTTCAGATGGGTACAGTTAGGTAATACTGTGTAAGGTGCAATTTTGTAACAATGGTGGAGTCATAACCACCGGAGGTCATAGAACACTACTGGGACTATGAGCAGTGCAATTTTAAAGACATGGGACGGAATTGAGCCCTTTGACGAGAAAGGGAGACATACTTGCACTGCAAGAGTCTGAAACAAAAGATGTATCATGGGGTATAAATATGGCCAGGTCAAGGTCTACTGTCATGTCATAAAAGCCCCCACAGGCACCTTTGGGTCAGGCCAGAAGGTATCTTATACCAATACCTACAGTGTGGACTGAAAGAAAGCATTATACGTGCATGTAAATAACTGGGGATGATACAATAAATCATGTGGTGCACCAGGTATAATattaactgaaatgcaggggatgtgtacagtgtgtgacaggCACGCTAAACTCTTATGAGATGGTATAGGGAGGTTATGAACACAAATATGTATGAAGGGAGGTCAacagctgacagtctgcactttaatctcatattcattGCTTAATTTCAAGTCTGTGTTAGAATGCACACATTAGAGGTGAAACTCCAAAATTGCATCACTGTCCAAAAACACCCAGCACTGTATGGATGCACAtccgcgcacacacgcacacacgcatttaGGCAAACTAAGGGAACTGTGGCATTTTGGGAACACATCAGTATTCTCTTTGTGTTCCTTTGCTctgcttttgtctttttctgtaGTTCAATTGTCTAATTGTGTAAAATGTTTACCTGTCTACTTGTTTAACCTTTTTAACTGTCATATTGTCATAATAAACCGTTTTCCCTTTTTAAATGCATCCAAGGTACTGTATGTAGTGAATTAATGGATTCAAGAACAAATTGATTGATCTGACAGATTATTTTTCTGCCAACATGACTACAGACCAGTGTTTGGCGCAGCTACAGCAAGCAAAATAAAGTGCTACTCAGACAGTGACTCTTATAAAATTGACTTGCATGTAATGGATAATCATTGATCACATCTAGGTTATTGTTTGTAAAATGCATCTTTATAATGAAATTATTCTTCTTCATGTTTACAGTTAGTATTACATCACGGGGTTGGTGCTTTGAAAGCACAGTAACAATGACAATACAATGACTTACAACTTCCAGTTTAGCCCATGCCCATTTCCAGGTTCATATCCGAGTGCATATCCAGATAATTGTATTGATTGGACAGATACAGATAGATACAGTGGAAGGGGCCAAGTGGAGATTGGAAACTGGTAAAAATGCGAAGAAAACTGCCTAGGTAGATGTCCATTTTATAGTCCCAGACATTGGACAGATGCACTGGATTCCTCAATGGGAAAACAGCCCGACTGTATATCTCTTCTTACAACAATTAGAAATGTGGCAAGGGAGGAAACTGCAATTAGGCACCCAATAACAGGTGATTAAGAAAGAAAGTCTGCACTGACGTTAGTGTTCCCTCTGAGAGCGACAGTGATAGTTACTGCATTACAGGTTCAGCATCATTCCTGCTTTTGTTCTTATGATTTACTGCTTTAACACTTAGAGGATCTGTGATTTGTCATTTGTGATTCATGGTTGTTACATAACAGATTTGACAAATTTGTGTCAGCCACCATACTGTCATACTCTGCATTCCTGAGAGTTACGTAAATCGCAAGAAAAGTTGCGAGAAACTTCTAGTACTATAGCAGGTTCCTATTTTATTCACTTATTCATAATTTTGGTAAAGAGGTTTCACTGCCCATATAGTATACAGTAACTTTAATTTAAGAATTTATTGAAATGATGATAttcaatgtttctttttattttacattttaacagaaaacacacatatTAAAGATGACTAGTGCTAGACACAGAGTTTAGGGTTACAATTAGGGTTAAGTCTAAGGGTTAGAATTATTAggggttatgttttttttatattgaattGGCATGGGGTTATGGTTATAGGGGATGCTAAGTGTGAGGGTTGAGGCAAGATTAGTATTGGCTTCTGAAGTTTGGCCCAAGGTGAGGACATGGGATAGTTGTTATATTATATGACTGACAAAGTAGTTTGTATTTCCTTTATTCAATTGATGATATTTCAGGTGTTCttctattttaaatgaaaaatctgATATTTAAGAGAATGCCTTGGGGTAGAATTGGGTTTTCGAGTTCAAATGAGGGCTTGGATAGGGTTAAGATTAGGAAATTGGTAAGTTTTCGGGCTGAGGCAAGATCAGCATTGAGTCCAAGCACTTTAGTACTAGGAAAAGATTAGTACAAGGTTGAGTCTTTGATTTTGGACAACCCAAATTCTCTATTGCCCTATATATTGTTCAGCTAAATACCTTTTCAAAAGAAATAACTTAAAGCACATTCCTTTGCACTTTGCTTATTGACTTGATGGTATTTTAgctgttttccattttaaatgaaaaacatttttgagaaGATTTAGATGTAAACAGATTGAATTTGatataataatgatattataCACACCAATACAATTatttaagtaaaaaataaataacctaCACTATGGGACATTAAGACAATAGAAATGTTAGATGCCAGAGATTTAAGGGCAATTTTGGCTGATTTTGAGATACTATGATATTTAGTAGTTAATAGTAGTGGTagtttcagaaaatatacaatcagtgagaactttattgggtatttattagacttattttgcagactttattctgctgctgtcacctatccaattagaggtttaaagtgttgtttgttcagagatcttcttctgcataccattgttgtaatacatgtttatttgcattactgtcacctttgaccagtctggcccttctcctctgacctctctcataaacaaggcatttttgcctacagaactgctgctcactggatgttttctgttttttacaccattgtctgcaaactctagaccaTGTTGTGcaagaaaatcccaggagattaacagtttctgagatactcaatccaccctgtccggcaccaacattcattccatggtcaaagtcacttagatcacattttttcccccgttctgatggttgacattaacattaactgaagcacctgacctgtatctgcatgattttatgcattgcactgctgccacacaataggctaattagataattgcatgtaTAAGCAGGTGTCCAGATGTtcctaaaagtgctcagtgagtgtatgaagcaatgaataaaacaaatttaagtACATAATTCAGATGTTTTTTTGACCGGCCATGTCAAGTAtaccaagcacacacaaataaaaactttaacgGTCATTTTCTAAATGACATATTTCCTATATATCAAATATTCCAGTAAAATACTGATGACACTAGGTGGCAGTACAATCATCTGAACCCATTTTAAACAGCAATGTGGAgctcagttaaaaataaaaataactgtcTCCATAAgcaatattacattcatatGACACATTAACAAAACAGAATGAAGGCTCTCTGATTTGAAGGAAGTGAATGAGAGGGATGGTGTTACAGGGTGATTTCTGGGCGTACACGCATTCAGTCAACCTCGTACAGCCCTTTACAGATTATCTTGCAGAAGATGTATAGCGGATTAAGATTATATGTTCCTGCATGGAATAAGCACGCATTGGCTGAAAAGAAACTTACGTTTCCTGAGTGAACttaacatttcaaatgaaatgaccTTACTGCACTCCAAGGGACACACAACTGCATCCCTCCCACCTGTGAAATCCAAGCAAAACAACTTCTATCACTCACAAGTAGTCTACTGTGGGCCTTATGCACATTTTACCAGCATATTGCTATTAAACCCATTTGCattgatttcatttcaattttaaattaaactctCTCCTACAAGTTGATGTTTCTTTAATGAATTGCTTGAAATGTATGTGGTGACTCAGTGGTAATTTCATTTTGGCCCATGGACTGCTTAATTAGAAATATATGTTCAGCTGTAAAGGTAATTTTCGCACAATTAGCATAAAACTGGGCTCAGTTGAAATATGTTCAGTCCACTCAGTTTTCGTAAATGGCAAACATTTGAGAGAACATAaacatatttgcaaataaagtGCATCTGTTTAAACAATATGCTACATTTCAGGGTATTACTATGTAATATGTACCTGAAAATAACATAGCATTTACAATTAGGATGTGTATTTTTTGAAGATAGTCTCATATACTCAGTGATGAGTTTATTAGATACACCTGATCACTTAAATACTAACCTGCTCCTAAAAAAGTGAATCACGTGGATGGAACTCAATACATGAAGCAGCCATGGCGAAGAGGTTtggttgtccatccatccatccatccatccattattttaacccgcttatcctgaacagggtcactggagcctatcccagcacactTTGGGCaaagggcaggaatacaccctggacaggtcaccagtccatcgcagggcacacacaccattcactcacacactcatacccacaggcaatttagactctccagtcagcctaacctgcatgtctttggactgtgggaggaaaccggagtacccagaggaaacccatgcaaacacagggagaacatgcaaactccgcacagagaggccccggccgacggggattcaacccaggacctccttgctgtgaggcggcagtgctacccatccGTGCCCCCTAGGTTTGGTTGTGGTTTGACTAAACACTAGAATGGACAAGGTGcctgatctaagtgactttgcctGTGGAATGATCGTTGGTGCCAAACAAGGCAGttccagcatctcagaaacagctgctgTCTTTCACAcaagacagtctctagagtttacagagaatggcgCATCCATTGCTGAAATGCACCTTGTTAACAGAAGTGGTCAGAGGAATGGACAGACTCGTTCAAACTAACCGAAAGGCCACACgctcacaaataaaaacatctgtGCAGAAGGGTGTCTCTGAACAAAAAGTGCATTACACCTCGAAGCAGATGGGCAACAGCAGCAAACCACACAGGGTTTCTctcctgtcagctaagaacaggaagaagAGGGTACAGTGAACACACAATCAACAAAATGTAACAATTAAAGATTGGAAAAAGCTCCTCTAATGAATATCCATTTCTGCTGTGACATGCAGATGCTAGAGATAAAATTTGGCGGAAACCTTGTGCCAATGGTGCAGActgctggtggtggtgtaatggtgtgagcAAGGTTTTCTTGACACACACTGGGCCCCTTAATACCATGTGACCATCATTTGAATGCCAAAGCATACCTAAGCATTGTTGAATGGATTTTAAATAGATACTTCCAGCAGGaaaatgcaccatgtcacagaTCATGCACCTtctcaaggcccttaaccctgcattgctccaggggaggattgtctcctgcttagtctaatcaactgtacgtcgctctggataagagcgtctgccaaatgccaataatgtaatgtaatgtgtaactAATAAAGTCATCACTAAGGGtaaacattctttttttccaatatACAATGCTACAAGATAATTTGTCATAAAGTTCACTTTAAAAAGTccaacaaaaacacaggaaagagACAGCAGAGAAGTAAGAGTCTGTGGTGGAGATGGCTAGGCACTGGGGAGTAAGACCTGGGGAAAATCCGCCAGCGTTCCCTCATAGGGTGGAGTGTCTCCATGTCCTTTAAGGCGTTATAGGCAGCAGACGTGAAGTTGCTGTCCCCGGTGGTGAGGAGGTCAAACACGCAGGAGTGGAAATAGATGTCCTTGACCTCCAGCCGTGCCTGGCATGCCCCCACGGCTGCCTCCAGGGTGAAGTCGTGATGCAGGGCAGCCACGAGGCCCTGGCTGGCCCTGGGGTGCAGCTGCCGATACTGGTGCTGGGGGCCGGCCCAGCGTGGCCCCAGGTCCGGCAGGGGGAGGTGCCCATCCCGGTCGATGCGTTCAGCCTGGGGGCAGCCGTTCACGCAGAGCTGCAGGTCCTGGCTGTCATCGAAGGCCATGGCCACGTCCCGGGGGACGCGTGCTGCCAGCGTCAGGTAGTGCCCCAGCTGACGCACAATCACCGTGGTCCCGATGTAACCGGCCTGGATCTCCACGTGCCGCCCCGCTGCCTCCTCCACGATCCAGAGGCTGCGGCCGCCGCTGCCGCCCCCGCTCACCGTGCCGTCCGTAAACGCCGCGGGCAGGTCGCCTGCCACGGCCTGGTACACCTTCTGCTCTGTGCAGTCCTGCTGCGCTTTGAATATCACCGTGACCTGGGAAAAGCAAAGAATAACGGActagctctgtgtgttttacaaCTGCTGTACACATGGTGCTCAAGGAAGTGGGGGACTCTCTTCACAAATATTTGGCAAACCTTACCAAATTGATATTTGTTATGGGTTACTGAACAGCTGCAGATTTTCTCCAAGACGGCAGATGAAAAATGAACCTTAAGCTGATAAATGGTGTTTtcgtaaataaatgttttctcttACTTAGGGATCCAAGCAGCAAAGcttattactttttatttttctgtaataAACATATTTGGATCTCAGATACTGTATTGTATAGAGATACCAAATTAGTAGATGGCTTGGAAATATCACTCACTACTCAGTCACAAACTGAACATATGGTGGTGCTATGACcaacttttacattttgtcCTGGATCTCACAAACCCTAAAGCCTAGAAACATGCAAACATCCAACAAATGCTCTATTTTTCTCATTCTGtgtattttttatcataaaacTGGCATCATTTGGCCG from Conger conger chromosome 12, fConCon1.1, whole genome shotgun sequence includes the following:
- the LOC133141586 gene encoding urea transporter 2-like, whose protein sequence is MGPTVHSTLGRAVFPVSTTDCGKKHTFHIPGKIRNAVQELEPLAKNQSPEMSANPKKQGQEKLDRQRSEVPSAGQRAKRGLLRVISYFSGDMKIFGEWMKRQIFLLQLLDWVLRGAAQVMFVNNPLSGLIIFAGLILQNRWWALNGFVGTLFSTISALLLHQSRGAIAAGLYGYNGILVGLLMAVFSDKGDWYWWLLLPNIFMSMTCPIVTSALASINSRWDLPVFTLPFNILFCVHMVATGHYNHHFPQVLIQPRTSLPNITWSEIDVAKLFRAVPVGIGQVYGCDNPLTGGIFIVALFISSPIISLHATIGSAVGMAAALALAAPFEDIYFGLWGYNCVLACIAIGGMFYALTWQTHLLAVICAFFCAYLGSAITSVMSTFGLPACTWPFCLSALTFLLITTGTKSIHKLPLAKVTYPEKNLSYFLKLKKAEKLKKVLNNTQEAQKPEIDKELAIFNCLIV